From Enterococcus mundtii, the proteins below share one genomic window:
- a CDS encoding QWxxN domain yields the protein MPIEEHRKAVGTFENKRNKNSDQNARQESVNFISSTANNQLTERIRWSPLLFFQLLVITDSLAVRGEPLRPLRASRPAFEADTTVEIGPLETNANKTTIHSLFFRSSVNTTLVQPAQPINASEYLSDPVKNATLQEPISLAEFTHHWTLQVHKTIHNLEKIDKCNTTVTPMSVLEYGLWEKKNHTLYHFNTICEEAKSKSLQLREQAKDDQQEIQHFSFKNKDSRNKVDLGKIQRESKNIARMVLSSYYDHEAEPSSSHSENNHTRPFLPTSFWDNLTDTFTSFFHEYQNSSHTTGSGEPPVESVLSTFFTVLARTFSAEHLATEHAQKESRRGAGAAYFPQVLMSEQPQSSMRHQDQAPKNDQATEAPILEEEEEYLAAPLLELAKKFNERIDQFFEKSNFQIFPGAEALPIPKKNPTDHFLPYASSTSVLMNYMEEEPSVELKATVNEVLKRYVNIEPSLSITVKQLTPFWFHLVLFQKRYKVDAVMNTLRKSLCELSDAVCFSNSISTKELFRGLQEWGTSKDPSDYEQVLERRQKIAKLILEAYDVKVDGITDIEAVKIFLQARNNHAFKYYTFHEPKSLDTANQQTISSSSLPDVRPYDASQTPLNSAVAISALTRAFFDQTMDAYMKDQPLPIPPKEPINAMWFDLDVYQQRTKTEIATNKMKENVCEYLGLCLIDDLSTKDFFLTLQKWGSKGMSSTSILEKRLQIAHLILQSYGLKDEVISDERAIAIFIQWLHNDALKHVPFTEQHLIDLHPIQSVHLEHKKLLPYDISAQVSLKSTRELSEEEQSVVNKIVMAHLKNQPLPDNSSVPLPPIWFDSELFDKREETEKVNGLIIRELSSQYVELNQLSELAPNDFSLVLQNFASRGRSDAVIIARRLQIAKTILDKHGLPAHNLSEKRAIAIFMQWRYNNAFRGYNFKEEREKHFIQKRTGGRSDNPYPGTSLYETAQSLQAPLFSYEELHIDVEHKLKLWTISYLDTRYLYNTLIPHVILMPFWYHSIIFEERSQTETINGAVKDYLAHEEGDFRQLNDSVIRYTFIELASLESEESPDQSLIRRRKIAHVILDTLRRPATKLTDAEVNAIFLQWRTNNVFIAANFKNIKTIPLLESPQVDEIATTDQTVNPSLSSQEKDLIQIKRIVQEISNNRQPSEADRQNIPNCYFVFSIYQNIYRTHVVKEKIRKYLRQQNIVGELDTSEKLINEVDKWVGEEWEVENSVDAGKMQFLTYMILEEYRVEFMRFGEVLSTRKMQAIYMQWKMNTLLEGGTYKDTDEQTIYYKLSPPESPYVISNFQHKQDSDQIYRAFSRGYNSELSTEKPIIPYVYYKNIFDKQEETYSVNPGVRNYLLTQKVPTIPQETEGLTKALEDWILSEPNYYHMVERVKKAAKIILQEYNVNEEDLTLNKAYAVILQWVNNNAQFDFTFDMQKICFAYGTEEASKNQEILEKAKAFISENNIEQSTETIGQAEIDTFGRSAIQVEATFKKIADFLTSEGYPCDTDDTDNLVRVASYWTLKEGTAEEILDFGKIKKLVVMILGARQAQRLSNNELQQAFVKWAVETLEMAAPPTITSAPVITPAPAPIDQSFGTREDREWRDLSIRKQIESFFQDKKLLPDKAAKEDILIAFAKWFSQDGAGITLMPDKTQEIAKVILRAMNRYGGETSEVISHKNAELTVTKWIFENILGCSIEAYVAKNILASSNPSVFTIGQLRKLFEIDEMLKTGTISFGQLRTANATEESLILLKKMWILLVQKTLPNYFLETSQLADELLISEFGSLVQLVGSKLLDNEGYISQFNQTEIRKLGAAFCETISVQGISTLDELNHVLIAALIATAQFDPEGLREAGKTGDYKGYALKVFLGYWQKRHELSLQLQEEVQKRFLTFQAAMINWRRKQVITEEVVQECVRLGAQSTFGIGETYLGGGSPCPSLYTPVNIEVAYTSLTKQVSETYFSFDQKIIEFSFNTMNLVEYDFIFSPTTQIYGATAQLKNKVHYYAPSGPGVMPPVFFARRETWLDTTLSLDQTDLFVAINGTEERLYALKKLPDEGGYIIYRVDKKPLLYLNFGLFNNKKVWGQGYQAEGDKIRIGDKLFTFTVEINKEKKLSQGIDNQPLIDYFAHLHKDILYKLLYDFGNDKTIKEKVWNIVKHFIPFYDCVVGIIDQNVGEAATSCAIDAIFLIPFLGQVTSVTSKFALGTAKAMATGGMKSVIKNAPHFLPTITDVKFLLKSSARYVDPGFELLMGGGKIAIKRLINLQYTHLITEEMKLLLKKLEKYQGAKMAKSMEKDMVLAKLTKDGPYIFVKRKKGHLYLQVTNIETGDVFGRYYTLNGDQLKVFEGPIPSTPEQIELVKRLTSSVVVYKSFGEEKNLNPKGYGEGTILTITKVDQPIEYYIKINAQTVPVRVTTIDGQGTRYDVCEGNKVFPVMYNGIEWGFEPPSSQTVTKELIESLEKQLDQSETLKDPTTLSPPDENGLMWNAQKNAYIKIKDQYVPIQLLDAEESRYSIVKKNANAPMTVLRFEPEMNQFRFETPEEKKMIDLKNAILTAGKRKKYEEKVIPSTSKDASSSSQAEGPPKKTPQYIEYNTLPPKAGMEKEWNALRDTVPYADSIARTIDLSIKLEPLTAFIPELPNRVLTNQEERLVNELTGGINLLLPKKPALLYRVFTGLDPTTFPNFLQPFINKFNEEVEKSSAVFQTFIEKADEWLSHDNIADTEAAKLLIPFFELQGVANREAIMRATLNRLKSVCEKGNQFIQQSSAFGFNNILTVSTNLVYQKKTKKYLSRYSTPPQANAFVLRYDPEARIIILADSFHVNPALAEGKDTESMVKQTLIHEITHLVSLTDDWLAFDFPDIGEDMLSLKQVLDEYKEDAANLIVSKPFNDFVDQISKQLNLPGLSPESVREALKTDPFLQANIKMTDAETVTILLISLAEGLPFEKAKLNKRDIANSQLGSGYLMLAIALSSILNYTAHKKEIQLEQTQTIENNKTTTSAPVSEEHPREKRGINTIITYGKTASTITNTQGAITKQKMEKNFYNPFRLYKKNQKEQYPYDPSKSGKNKSMKRSDLNLSQR from the coding sequence ATGCCAATCGAAGAACATCGTAAAGCAGTCGGTACATTTGAGAATAAACGCAATAAAAATTCTGATCAAAATGCAAGGCAAGAATCAGTCAATTTCATCTCTAGCACTGCAAATAACCAGCTAACGGAACGTATTAGATGGTCTCCATTACTTTTCTTTCAACTATTAGTTATTACTGATTCTTTAGCTGTGAGAGGGGAACCACTGAGACCTCTGCGCGCAAGTAGGCCGGCTTTTGAAGCCGATACCACTGTTGAGATCGGACCATTAGAAACAAATGCGAACAAAACCACGATCCATTCACTCTTTTTTCGTTCGAGTGTGAATACGACCCTCGTTCAACCAGCTCAACCGATCAATGCTTCTGAATACCTTTCTGATCCTGTAAAAAATGCAACCTTACAAGAACCTATTTCTTTAGCTGAATTTACACACCATTGGACACTGCAGGTCCATAAAACCATTCATAATCTGGAAAAGATCGATAAGTGTAATACCACCGTCACGCCCATGTCCGTACTTGAGTATGGGTTGTGGGAGAAGAAAAATCATACACTCTATCATTTTAATACGATCTGTGAAGAAGCGAAATCAAAATCACTTCAATTAAGAGAACAAGCAAAAGACGATCAGCAAGAAATCCAGCATTTTTCTTTTAAAAATAAAGATTCAAGGAATAAAGTAGACTTGGGTAAGATCCAACGTGAGTCAAAAAATATTGCTCGTATGGTTCTATCATCTTACTATGATCATGAAGCGGAACCTTCAAGTAGTCACAGCGAAAACAATCATACTCGGCCGTTCCTGCCAACCTCTTTTTGGGACAACTTAACAGATACTTTCACTTCTTTTTTTCACGAATACCAGAATAGTAGTCACACGACTGGTTCAGGTGAACCACCAGTGGAGAGCGTATTATCAACGTTTTTTACAGTATTAGCACGGACATTCTCAGCGGAACATCTTGCAACTGAACATGCTCAAAAAGAAAGTAGAAGGGGCGCTGGGGCAGCGTATTTTCCTCAAGTACTCATGAGTGAACAACCTCAGTCATCTATGCGCCACCAAGATCAGGCACCCAAGAACGACCAAGCAACTGAGGCACCGATTTTGGAAGAAGAAGAAGAATATCTCGCAGCGCCATTATTAGAATTAGCAAAAAAATTCAACGAACGAATCGATCAATTCTTTGAAAAGAGCAACTTTCAGATATTTCCTGGAGCAGAAGCGTTACCAATACCTAAAAAAAATCCGACTGATCACTTTTTACCTTATGCCTCTAGTACGAGTGTTTTAATGAATTATATGGAAGAAGAACCTTCTGTGGAACTAAAAGCAACAGTCAATGAGGTACTAAAGCGTTACGTGAATATTGAACCTTCACTTTCAATAACTGTTAAACAATTGACACCCTTTTGGTTTCATCTAGTGCTCTTTCAGAAGCGATATAAAGTGGATGCAGTAATGAATACCCTCAGAAAATCGCTTTGCGAGTTGTCCGATGCCGTTTGTTTCTCGAATAGTATTTCCACAAAAGAATTGTTTCGTGGGCTTCAGGAATGGGGAACTTCAAAGGACCCAAGTGATTACGAACAAGTCCTAGAAAGAAGACAAAAGATAGCCAAACTCATTTTAGAAGCTTATGACGTAAAAGTAGATGGGATTACTGATATCGAAGCAGTCAAAATCTTTCTACAAGCGCGAAATAATCATGCCTTTAAGTACTATACATTTCATGAACCTAAATCATTGGATACAGCCAATCAACAAACAATTAGTTCATCCTCCTTACCTGATGTCCGCCCTTATGATGCTAGTCAAACGCCACTGAACTCAGCCGTAGCAATATCAGCACTAACTCGAGCCTTCTTTGACCAAACAATGGATGCCTATATGAAAGATCAGCCTTTACCTATTCCACCAAAAGAACCAATAAACGCCATGTGGTTTGACTTAGATGTCTATCAGCAGCGTACCAAAACTGAAATCGCTACAAATAAAATGAAAGAGAATGTTTGTGAATATCTCGGATTATGTTTGATTGATGATCTGTCGACCAAAGATTTTTTCCTTACCTTACAAAAATGGGGAAGTAAAGGGATGTCAAGTACTAGCATACTGGAGAAGAGACTTCAAATCGCTCACCTCATCCTTCAAAGTTACGGTTTGAAGGACGAGGTGATTTCCGACGAACGTGCGATTGCGATTTTCATCCAATGGCTTCATAACGACGCCCTAAAACATGTTCCATTTACCGAACAGCATCTAATAGACCTACATCCTATCCAATCAGTTCATTTAGAGCATAAGAAACTTTTACCTTATGACATCAGCGCGCAAGTATCGTTAAAATCAACGAGAGAGCTTTCAGAAGAAGAACAATCAGTCGTCAATAAAATAGTCATGGCTCATTTGAAGAATCAGCCTTTACCAGACAATTCCTCTGTGCCTTTACCTCCGATATGGTTTGATTCAGAGTTATTTGATAAAAGGGAAGAAACTGAAAAAGTCAACGGCCTCATTATTAGAGAACTTAGTAGCCAGTATGTTGAATTAAACCAATTATCGGAACTAGCACCAAATGATTTTTCGCTAGTTTTGCAGAATTTTGCTAGTAGAGGACGATCAGATGCGGTGATCATTGCGCGGAGACTTCAAATTGCCAAAACGATTCTTGATAAGCATGGGTTACCTGCCCATAACTTATCGGAAAAACGCGCAATCGCTATTTTTATGCAATGGCGCTATAACAATGCTTTTAGGGGCTACAATTTCAAAGAAGAACGCGAGAAACACTTCATCCAAAAACGTACAGGGGGAAGATCAGATAATCCTTACCCAGGAACTTCATTGTATGAAACTGCTCAAAGTTTACAAGCGCCATTATTTTCATATGAGGAACTGCACATAGATGTAGAACACAAATTAAAATTATGGACTATCTCCTATCTTGACACGAGATACTTGTACAATACATTGATACCACATGTCATACTAATGCCATTCTGGTATCATTCGATCATTTTTGAAGAGCGAAGCCAAACTGAAACAATCAATGGGGCTGTGAAAGATTATCTGGCTCATGAAGAGGGGGATTTCCGTCAATTAAACGACTCAGTCATACGCTATACCTTCATTGAGCTAGCCTCACTGGAAAGTGAAGAAAGTCCTGATCAGTCATTGATTCGAAGGAGAAAAATCGCACATGTCATACTTGATACACTCAGACGTCCAGCGACAAAATTGACGGATGCAGAAGTAAATGCGATTTTCTTACAATGGCGAACGAACAACGTGTTTATTGCTGCCAACTTTAAAAATATAAAAACGATTCCTTTACTTGAATCCCCACAAGTTGATGAGATAGCAACTACGGATCAAACGGTGAATCCTTCTCTTTCATCTCAAGAGAAGGATTTGATACAAATCAAGAGAATCGTGCAAGAAATTAGCAATAATAGGCAACCCTCGGAGGCAGATAGACAGAATATCCCGAATTGCTATTTTGTTTTTTCAATTTATCAAAATATCTATAGAACGCATGTAGTCAAAGAAAAAATTAGGAAATACCTACGCCAGCAAAATATTGTTGGCGAACTCGATACGTCTGAGAAATTGATTAACGAAGTGGACAAATGGGTAGGGGAAGAATGGGAAGTTGAAAATAGTGTCGATGCGGGAAAGATGCAATTTCTCACGTACATGATCTTGGAAGAATATCGTGTGGAGTTTATGAGATTTGGAGAGGTCCTTTCAACAAGAAAAATGCAGGCAATTTATATGCAATGGAAAATGAATACATTACTTGAAGGTGGCACATATAAAGACACGGATGAACAAACGATTTATTACAAATTATCTCCTCCAGAATCTCCATATGTTATCAGTAACTTTCAACATAAACAGGACAGTGATCAAATCTATAGAGCCTTTAGTAGGGGGTATAATTCCGAACTTTCTACTGAAAAACCAATCATTCCATATGTCTATTATAAAAATATTTTCGATAAACAGGAAGAAACGTATTCCGTCAATCCAGGGGTTAGAAACTATCTTCTTACACAAAAAGTCCCGACCATACCTCAAGAAACCGAAGGTTTGACAAAAGCATTGGAAGACTGGATACTTTCCGAACCAAACTATTATCACATGGTTGAACGTGTAAAAAAAGCGGCAAAAATCATTCTGCAAGAATACAACGTTAATGAAGAGGATTTAACCCTTAACAAGGCGTATGCGGTAATCCTTCAGTGGGTTAACAATAATGCGCAGTTTGATTTCACTTTTGATATGCAGAAAATATGTTTTGCCTATGGAACAGAAGAAGCTAGCAAAAATCAAGAAATACTTGAAAAAGCGAAAGCATTTATTTCTGAAAACAACATCGAACAAAGTACGGAAACAATCGGGCAAGCAGAAATTGATACATTCGGAAGATCTGCGATACAAGTGGAAGCAACATTTAAAAAAATAGCTGATTTTTTAACTTCTGAGGGATATCCTTGTGATACTGACGATACAGATAACTTAGTAAGAGTGGCATCTTATTGGACACTTAAAGAGGGAACGGCAGAAGAAATACTTGATTTCGGTAAAATCAAAAAATTAGTCGTAATGATTCTAGGCGCAAGACAAGCACAAAGACTTTCAAACAATGAGCTGCAACAAGCATTCGTCAAATGGGCCGTGGAAACCTTAGAAATGGCTGCTCCACCAACAATAACTTCTGCACCAGTAATCACTCCCGCGCCTGCTCCTATCGATCAATCCTTTGGTACTAGAGAAGACCGTGAATGGCGTGATCTAAGCATCAGAAAGCAAATCGAAAGTTTCTTTCAAGACAAAAAGTTACTTCCTGATAAAGCAGCAAAAGAGGATATATTGATTGCTTTTGCCAAATGGTTTTCACAAGATGGGGCGGGAATCACACTAATGCCTGACAAAACCCAAGAGATTGCAAAAGTCATTCTAAGAGCCATGAACCGATATGGTGGTGAAACAAGCGAAGTAATCAGTCACAAAAATGCAGAATTAACGGTAACAAAATGGATTTTTGAAAATATATTAGGCTGTTCAATCGAAGCCTATGTCGCTAAGAATATCCTTGCTTCGTCAAATCCATCCGTCTTTACCATCGGTCAGCTAAGGAAATTGTTTGAGATCGACGAGATGCTTAAAACAGGCACTATCTCATTTGGTCAACTACGCACGGCTAATGCAACAGAAGAATCTTTGATACTTTTAAAAAAAATGTGGATTCTTTTGGTTCAAAAAACATTACCGAATTATTTTCTTGAGACGAGTCAGTTAGCAGACGAGTTACTGATTTCTGAATTTGGCTCATTGGTTCAGCTGGTCGGATCGAAATTACTTGATAATGAAGGCTACATCAGCCAGTTCAATCAAACTGAGATTCGTAAATTAGGTGCCGCGTTCTGCGAGACGATTAGTGTACAAGGCATTTCAACTCTGGACGAATTGAATCATGTCTTAATAGCAGCGTTGATTGCTACAGCGCAATTCGATCCAGAAGGATTACGAGAAGCAGGTAAGACCGGAGATTATAAAGGCTATGCGTTAAAAGTCTTTCTAGGGTATTGGCAAAAGCGGCATGAACTGAGTTTACAACTTCAAGAAGAAGTCCAAAAGCGATTTTTGACTTTTCAAGCAGCGATGATCAACTGGCGACGAAAACAAGTGATCACAGAAGAGGTCGTCCAGGAATGCGTACGGCTTGGTGCACAGTCAACCTTTGGCATAGGGGAAACCTACCTAGGCGGAGGTAGCCCATGCCCAAGTCTATACACTCCTGTAAATATTGAAGTTGCTTATACAAGCTTGACAAAACAGGTGTCAGAAACTTATTTCAGCTTTGATCAAAAGATCATTGAATTTTCATTTAATACGATGAATCTAGTAGAATACGATTTTATATTTTCTCCTACTACTCAAATTTACGGCGCAACTGCTCAATTAAAAAATAAAGTGCACTATTACGCTCCCTCTGGTCCTGGAGTGATGCCTCCCGTCTTTTTTGCTCGACGTGAAACATGGTTAGACACCACTCTTTCTCTCGATCAAACCGATTTATTTGTGGCGATAAATGGGACAGAAGAACGATTATATGCGTTGAAAAAGCTACCAGATGAAGGTGGCTACATTATCTATCGTGTGGATAAAAAACCATTACTCTACCTTAACTTTGGTTTATTCAACAACAAAAAAGTTTGGGGCCAGGGTTATCAAGCAGAAGGGGATAAGATTCGCATTGGAGATAAACTTTTTACCTTTACTGTTGAGATCAATAAAGAGAAGAAGCTCAGTCAAGGAATCGATAATCAACCGTTAATCGATTATTTTGCTCATCTACACAAAGATATACTATACAAGCTTTTGTATGATTTTGGAAACGATAAAACCATCAAGGAGAAAGTATGGAATATCGTTAAACACTTTATTCCGTTTTATGATTGTGTCGTCGGCATTATTGATCAAAATGTAGGTGAAGCAGCCACGTCTTGTGCCATTGATGCTATTTTCTTGATCCCTTTCCTTGGCCAAGTGACCTCTGTGACTTCAAAATTTGCTTTAGGGACAGCAAAAGCAATGGCAACGGGTGGTATGAAATCAGTCATAAAAAATGCTCCTCATTTTCTTCCTACCATAACTGATGTAAAGTTCTTATTGAAAAGCAGTGCTCGTTACGTAGATCCGGGATTTGAGTTATTGATGGGCGGCGGAAAAATAGCTATCAAGCGATTGATCAATTTGCAATATACACATTTAATTACAGAAGAAATGAAATTGTTACTAAAAAAACTAGAAAAATATCAAGGGGCAAAGATGGCTAAATCAATGGAAAAAGACATGGTTTTAGCTAAATTGACAAAAGATGGTCCGTACATCTTTGTTAAACGTAAAAAAGGTCACTTGTATCTGCAGGTAACAAATATAGAAACAGGTGATGTCTTTGGTCGCTACTATACATTGAATGGTGATCAATTGAAAGTATTTGAAGGGCCTATTCCTTCAACCCCTGAACAAATTGAATTGGTTAAACGGTTAACAAGCTCAGTAGTTGTTTATAAATCGTTTGGAGAGGAAAAAAATTTAAATCCAAAAGGGTATGGTGAGGGTACCATTTTAACGATCACAAAAGTAGATCAACCAATTGAGTATTATATCAAGATCAATGCACAGACCGTTCCAGTCCGAGTGACGACGATTGATGGTCAAGGTACTCGCTATGACGTGTGTGAAGGAAATAAAGTATTTCCTGTAATGTATAATGGGATCGAATGGGGGTTTGAGCCACCCTCATCCCAAACGGTGACAAAAGAACTCATCGAGTCGCTGGAAAAACAGCTGGATCAGTCTGAAACATTGAAAGACCCAACCACGCTTTCACCACCCGATGAAAACGGATTGATGTGGAATGCTCAAAAGAACGCCTACATCAAGATCAAGGATCAGTATGTCCCAATTCAATTACTTGATGCAGAAGAAAGTCGCTATTCTATAGTAAAGAAAAATGCGAATGCCCCAATGACAGTTTTACGTTTTGAACCTGAGATGAATCAATTTCGCTTTGAAACACCAGAAGAAAAAAAAATGATTGACCTAAAAAACGCGATACTAACGGCTGGAAAGAGGAAGAAATACGAAGAAAAAGTCATTCCTAGCACGTCAAAAGACGCTTCTTCAAGTTCACAAGCTGAAGGACCACCCAAAAAAACGCCTCAGTATATTGAATATAACACTCTTCCACCAAAAGCTGGAATGGAAAAAGAATGGAATGCACTACGAGATACTGTCCCATATGCAGACAGTATCGCTAGAACGATCGATCTTAGCATCAAACTTGAACCTTTGACTGCTTTTATCCCAGAACTACCCAACCGAGTCTTAACAAACCAAGAAGAGCGCCTAGTAAATGAACTCACTGGCGGAATCAACTTACTTTTACCAAAAAAACCTGCGCTTCTTTATCGCGTATTTACAGGGCTTGATCCAACTACATTTCCAAATTTTCTCCAACCATTTATCAATAAATTTAATGAAGAAGTAGAAAAATCTTCAGCAGTTTTTCAAACGTTTATAGAAAAAGCGGACGAGTGGTTAAGTCATGATAATATCGCGGATACAGAGGCTGCCAAACTCTTAATTCCATTCTTTGAATTGCAGGGTGTTGCAAACAGGGAAGCAATCATGAGAGCAACGCTCAACAGACTCAAATCAGTGTGTGAAAAAGGGAACCAATTTATTCAACAATCGTCTGCTTTTGGCTTTAATAATATTTTGACAGTATCGACTAATTTAGTTTACCAAAAAAAAACAAAAAAATACCTCTCTCGGTATAGCACCCCGCCACAAGCAAATGCCTTTGTTTTGCGCTACGATCCAGAGGCTCGAATTATTATTCTAGCAGATTCTTTTCATGTAAATCCAGCTCTAGCGGAAGGCAAGGATACAGAATCTATGGTAAAGCAAACCCTTATCCATGAAATAACACACCTTGTATCTCTCACAGATGATTGGCTAGCCTTTGATTTTCCAGACATAGGTGAGGATATGCTTAGTCTCAAACAAGTATTAGATGAATATAAGGAGGATGCGGCTAATCTAATAGTATCAAAGCCATTTAACGACTTCGTTGATCAAATTTCCAAACAGCTCAACTTACCAGGTCTATCACCCGAAAGCGTCAGAGAGGCACTAAAAACAGATCCTTTTCTACAAGCAAATATCAAAATGACTGATGCAGAAACAGTGACAATCCTACTTATAAGTCTTGCTGAGGGATTACCGTTCGAAAAAGCAAAACTAAACAAAAGAGACATAGCGAATAGTCAACTAGGGTCTGGTTATCTTATGCTTGCTATTGCCTTATCAAGTATCCTGAATTATACCGCACATAAGAAAGAAATCCAGCTGGAACAAACCCAAACGATTGAAAATAATAAGACTACAACTTCTGCTCCAGTGAGTGAAGAACATCCTAGAGAAAAAAGAGGGATCAACACCATAATCACTTATGGGAAAACAGCTAGCACTATTACCAATACACAGGGAGCGATCACAAAACAAAAAATGGAAAAAAATTTCTACAACCCATTCAGATTGTACAAAAAGAATCAAAAGGAACAATATCCTTATGATCCGTCCAAGTCTGGCAAGAATAAATCAATGAAGCGCAGCGATTTGAATCTATCTCAACGATGA
- a CDS encoding AMP-binding protein, translated as METIDYTPLNLYTNFQEAAERTPDVPMIFDQALVAYPELGFKSTYKQCHELVVTRAYQLASLGVTLGDKIMIYKSSAFDTYLMAVAASYLGAVPVMPSYHLPTSTLEVFVDRLEDPFILFDEVTSERVAGITNGTKSKQLAVADLLKQPATSVEQKKLDNDEISYMTHTSGTTGIPKLICHSAHSMGWRTKWQKTVFTKIAEKKLVAFHISPVHSRFNIGISSLMAMGFPMMPIADPQGEHVVKLLVENPPIALETHPNNFVQWSFTAREHPEAFSGIRYYHSTFDAINNQTMEVFLQTSATKEAIFLQVYGQSECGPMILKAHTLESLKTSDARDMGVGLGDLTKARIADEEGNELPANTDGHIHLLSKGRALTYYKEDARFQENVYGVWWDSGDYGCIDENGHLHLKDRQVDLIDTINSTLAIEDYLLDSLEFLAEVVIVRDKDNSPQPIIALAPNQEMDWDRWWNQVHELPRLNTPIIRAYEDIPRTATMKVQRLQIEKEFKEANK; from the coding sequence ATGGAAACAATCGACTATACCCCACTTAATCTTTATACGAATTTTCAAGAAGCTGCTGAACGCACACCTGATGTCCCAATGATTTTTGATCAGGCATTAGTGGCTTATCCGGAGCTTGGTTTTAAAAGCACTTACAAGCAATGTCATGAATTAGTAGTAACGCGTGCCTATCAACTCGCTAGTTTAGGTGTGACACTTGGTGATAAAATCATGATTTACAAAAGCTCTGCTTTTGATACCTACTTGATGGCCGTTGCTGCGTCTTATCTAGGTGCAGTTCCTGTCATGCCTTCCTATCATTTGCCAACAAGTACCTTAGAAGTATTTGTTGATCGTTTGGAAGATCCTTTTATCTTATTCGACGAAGTGACAAGTGAACGTGTTGCAGGAATCACTAATGGTACAAAGAGCAAACAATTAGCTGTAGCTGATTTGCTCAAACAACCCGCAACTTCTGTGGAACAAAAGAAATTAGATAATGATGAAATCTCTTATATGACTCACACTTCTGGCACGACCGGCATCCCTAAATTGATTTGCCACTCTGCACATTCAATGGGTTGGCGGACAAAGTGGCAAAAAACGGTATTTACTAAGATCGCCGAGAAGAAATTAGTCGCTTTTCATATTTCGCCGGTTCATTCACGATTCAACATCGGCATCTCTTCTCTTATGGCGATGGGCTTTCCGATGATGCCAATCGCAGATCCTCAAGGTGAACATGTAGTGAAACTGTTAGTAGAAAATCCACCAATTGCTTTAGAGACACATCCAAATAACTTTGTTCAGTGGAGTTTCACTGCAAGAGAGCATCCAGAAGCTTTTTCAGGTATTCGCTACTATCACTCTACATTTGATGCCATCAACAATCAAACAATGGAAGTATTCCTTCAAACGTCAGCAACAAAAGAAGCAATCTTTTTGCAAGTCTACGGACAAAGTGAATGTGGACCGATGATTTTGAAAGCTCATACGTTGGAGAGCTTAAAAACAAGTGATGCACGTGATATGGGGGTCGGTCTAGGTGACTTGACCAAAGCAAGAATCGCTGATGAAGAAGGTAATGAATTACCTGCGAACACAGATGGTCATATCCACTTGTTATCAAAAGGTCGCGCATTGACTTATTATAAAGAAGATGCTCGTTTCCAAGAAAATGTGTATGGTGTTTGGTGGGATAGTGGCGACTATGGTTGTATCGACGAAAATGGCCATCTGCATTTGAAAGATCGTCAAGTTGACTTGATCGATACGATCAACAGTACTTTAGCGATCGAAGATTATTTGTTGGATTCATTGGAATTTTTAGCTGAAGTCGTCATCGTTCGCGATAAAGACAATTCACCACAACCAATCATTGCTTTAGCGCCGAATCAAGAGATGGATTGGGATCGTTGGTGGAACCAAGTCCATGAATTGCCACGTTTGAATACACCGATCATTCGTGCTTACGAAGATATTCCAAGAACAGCAACCATGAAAGTCCAACGGTTACAAATTGAAAAGGAATTTAAAGAAGCCAATAAATAA